The following coding sequences are from one Massilia sp. H6 window:
- a CDS encoding DUF305 domain-containing protein, translating into METAAKKLNRTSVFDQSRAVIRNTALGLSALVASAGVAYADGPGRGNTAQFERNYLVFIINHHYSALRITELAAGTDPVRDAQVVAPQEGTSPTPGFSATPPKATDDEIRSMARMGNREQREEIGRAQRFLQEWYGVHYHPQLTAEGRRMIATLEAAPAGAQFNQAFLRTFSSHHFSALAPSVHCMVKSDLNHDGLRRYCENIVIVQKNGINDMREMLCKQYSDCGFVPMNGDRRKDNEL; encoded by the coding sequence ATGGAAACCGCAGCCAAGAAACTGAACCGCACCTCTGTATTCGATCAATCCCGGGCAGTGATCCGCAACACTGCACTGGGTCTGAGCGCGCTGGTCGCCAGCGCTGGCGTAGCATATGCCGACGGGCCAGGTAGGGGCAACACCGCGCAGTTCGAGAGAAACTACCTGGTCTTCATCATCAACCATCACTATTCGGCGCTACGCATTACCGAGCTCGCTGCCGGTACTGATCCGGTGCGCGATGCGCAGGTCGTTGCCCCGCAAGAAGGTACATCGCCGACACCCGGGTTCAGCGCGACTCCGCCCAAGGCGACCGATGACGAAATCAGGTCGATGGCCCGCATGGGAAACCGCGAACAGCGCGAGGAAATAGGCCGTGCCCAGCGCTTTTTACAGGAATGGTATGGAGTCCACTATCATCCCCAGCTCACCGCCGAGGGACGTCGGATGATCGCTACCCTGGAGGCCGCGCCTGCCGGCGCACAGTTCAACCAGGCCTTCCTGCGGACTTTCAGCAGCCACCACTTCAGTGCACTGGCGCCGAGTGTGCACTGCATGGTCAAGAGCGATCTTAATCATGACGGACTGCGCCGGTACTGCGAGAACATCGTGATCGTTCAGAAGAACGGGATTAATGACATGCGGGAAATGCTGTGCAAACAGTATTCTGACTGCGGCTTCGTTCCAATGAATGGCGACAGGCGTAAGGATAACGAGCTATAA
- the copC gene encoding copper homeostasis periplasmic binding protein CopC produces the protein MKAKNLVVAAVAAFGCVFTSAALAHAKLEASMPQANAVVTPAPTQVRLQFNEQVELPFSKVKLIDEKGAVVEPSKKVLDAANPKILVATVPALHSGAYRVQWSTVTRDGHKVKGEFAFRVK, from the coding sequence ATGAAAGCAAAGAACCTTGTGGTTGCAGCGGTGGCTGCCTTCGGATGTGTCTTCACTTCCGCCGCCCTCGCCCATGCGAAACTTGAGGCATCCATGCCCCAAGCTAATGCCGTCGTCACCCCGGCCCCAACGCAGGTGCGCCTGCAATTCAACGAGCAGGTGGAGTTGCCGTTCAGCAAAGTCAAGCTGATCGACGAGAAAGGCGCGGTCGTCGAGCCCTCGAAGAAGGTGCTCGATGCTGCCAACCCCAAAATATTAGTCGCAACTGTTCCGGCCTTGCATTCGGGCGCATATCGCGTCCAGTGGAGTACGGTCACGCGCGATGGACACAAGGTCAAAGGTGAGTTCGCTTTCCGGGTAAAGTGA
- a CDS encoding copper resistance D family protein, giving the protein MALIQRAATVVLNLSVATLLGAGAASLWLSRASSPWATGMLPRLRKAMLACFAVAIVTYVVMLWLEGASMAEVPVAEAFPAVQSVITATHYGYAWMLGAGALIVAGITTAVASGRRGLRLASILRLGALALFLYSRSIVSHAGAGGDFTWAVAVDWVHLVLISLWVGEVIVAGLIVLRAEPAAGQANRTECARYVEALSTSATVALIGIFVTGILSAWRGLGSPDQVFGNPYGTVLLIKVGLVSAAAALGGMNRFIVMPALLAQLRRTGATDRATTHKFALVLQIEAVILLAVIVAAAILSSTSPPMAS; this is encoded by the coding sequence TTGGCATTGATCCAGCGGGCCGCGACCGTCGTCCTCAACCTGTCGGTCGCCACGCTCCTGGGTGCGGGGGCCGCGTCCCTCTGGCTGTCCAGGGCGAGCTCGCCTTGGGCAACCGGCATGCTGCCCCGTTTGCGCAAGGCGATGCTTGCCTGTTTTGCGGTGGCCATCGTGACATATGTTGTGATGCTGTGGCTCGAGGGAGCGTCGATGGCGGAGGTGCCGGTTGCAGAGGCCTTCCCTGCAGTACAGTCCGTTATCACGGCAACACACTACGGCTATGCCTGGATGCTTGGCGCTGGGGCACTGATCGTGGCCGGAATCACTACTGCAGTGGCTTCCGGGAGGCGCGGACTCCGACTGGCTTCCATATTGCGGCTCGGCGCGCTCGCACTGTTCCTGTACAGCCGCAGCATCGTCAGCCATGCCGGCGCCGGGGGGGATTTCACCTGGGCAGTCGCAGTCGACTGGGTTCACCTCGTCTTGATCAGTCTCTGGGTGGGCGAAGTGATCGTCGCCGGGTTGATCGTGCTGCGCGCCGAGCCTGCCGCTGGACAGGCAAACCGTACTGAGTGTGCGCGCTACGTCGAGGCGCTCTCGACCTCGGCAACCGTCGCGTTAATCGGCATCTTCGTCACCGGCATCCTGAGCGCATGGCGTGGACTCGGAAGTCCAGATCAGGTTTTCGGTAATCCATATGGAACCGTGTTGCTCATCAAGGTCGGCCTGGTTTCTGCCGCCGCAGCGCTCGGAGGTATGAATCGCTTCATCGTCATGCCTGCCCTGTTGGCACAGCTCCGCAGAACCGGAGCAACTGACCGAGCTACCACTCACAAGTTCGCGCTTGTCCTTCAGATCGAGGCGGTCATTCTGCTCGCAGTCATCGTAGCAGCCGCCATCTTGAGTTCGACCTCACCGCCAATGGCGTCGTGA
- a CDS encoding 2Fe-2S iron-sulfur cluster-binding protein yields the protein MSHWMRCLHKWVGLILAIQFVLWMSSGVMMSLLEADKVAGREFRVKPPAPPAWPRDAMSTDAVVAATKENIMTISSGWLLDHPVYRLQNDKRSWLVSASDGAAVVVDAQLAAKIARASYSGPGKASAPRLLSYTLEARNHKEPVWRIDFDDADETSVYVSSKSGAVLEHRNSTWRLFDLFWMLHIMDYSERTNFNNPLLVASAISGLWMALTGVWLLFVSVRLAEFVPSRWRRSRTVNLVDTSGRPQRSIDAVQGDTVFQALARSGLQLPSNCGGGQSCGLCEVRCVGNVPAPTGADRALLSPAKLEAGYRLACNLPVKRSLDIDVGDATALADERTGVVTSVKPLSPFLREITVRPNEPVACRPGSYVQVHVPAYERDASHLEIPEDHHEDWRTAGTLAALANDAPVRRSYSVAVPLERCDGQLTFLVRFVPGPRPGRGSGYMYTLKAGDELRFSGPFGDFALKTGAREKVFIGGGAGMAPLRAMIHELLAKGATEHIHFWYGARSRRDAPYVDEMRGFALNYPNFHWHLVLSDEVEEADIRVGFAHEAVLNGLLRTHPDVTSLEFYVCGPPAMLSATRAMLRDLGVHDEHVAYDDFKI from the coding sequence ATGAGCCACTGGATGCGATGCCTTCACAAGTGGGTGGGACTGATCCTGGCGATTCAGTTCGTTCTGTGGATGTCCAGCGGGGTCATGATGAGCCTGCTCGAGGCAGACAAAGTGGCCGGACGCGAGTTTCGCGTCAAGCCGCCGGCGCCGCCGGCATGGCCGCGCGATGCCATGAGCACGGATGCGGTGGTGGCCGCCACAAAAGAAAACATCATGACCATCAGTTCCGGCTGGCTGCTCGACCACCCTGTCTACCGGCTGCAAAACGACAAGCGCAGCTGGCTCGTGAGCGCAAGCGACGGAGCCGCCGTCGTGGTCGACGCGCAGCTTGCCGCAAAGATCGCCCGTGCGTCTTACTCCGGTCCCGGTAAAGCTAGCGCGCCGCGGCTTCTTTCATATACGCTGGAAGCCCGCAACCATAAGGAACCGGTCTGGCGCATCGACTTCGATGATGCCGACGAGACGTCGGTCTATGTGTCGAGCAAGTCGGGCGCCGTGCTCGAACATCGGAACAGTACCTGGCGCCTGTTCGACCTGTTCTGGATGCTCCACATCATGGATTACAGCGAGCGGACCAACTTCAACAATCCCTTGCTGGTCGCGAGCGCGATCAGCGGCTTGTGGATGGCCTTGACGGGCGTATGGCTACTGTTCGTCAGCGTGCGCCTGGCAGAGTTCGTCCCCAGCCGCTGGCGTCGAAGCCGGACCGTGAACCTGGTCGACACTAGCGGGAGGCCGCAGCGTTCGATCGATGCCGTACAGGGCGACACGGTGTTCCAGGCGCTTGCCCGTTCCGGCCTGCAGTTGCCGTCCAATTGCGGCGGTGGACAAAGCTGTGGCCTGTGCGAAGTCCGGTGCGTCGGAAATGTACCCGCACCGACAGGCGCCGACCGCGCGCTGCTGTCGCCCGCTAAACTCGAGGCAGGTTACCGTCTGGCCTGCAACCTGCCCGTGAAGCGCAGCCTCGACATCGACGTTGGGGATGCCACGGCCTTAGCCGACGAGCGGACAGGGGTCGTCACCAGCGTCAAACCCTTGTCGCCCTTCCTGCGTGAGATAACGGTGCGTCCGAATGAACCTGTAGCGTGTCGTCCAGGCTCATACGTTCAGGTTCATGTTCCCGCGTACGAGCGCGATGCCAGCCATCTCGAGATTCCTGAGGACCATCATGAGGACTGGCGGACTGCGGGCACCCTGGCAGCACTTGCGAACGATGCGCCGGTTCGCCGTTCGTATTCGGTGGCAGTGCCGCTCGAGCGCTGCGACGGGCAACTGACTTTCCTCGTGCGCTTCGTACCTGGCCCAAGGCCGGGCAGGGGATCCGGCTACATGTACACGCTAAAGGCCGGCGATGAGCTGCGCTTCAGCGGCCCGTTTGGCGATTTCGCGCTGAAGACCGGAGCACGTGAAAAGGTGTTCATCGGTGGCGGCGCCGGTATGGCGCCGCTGCGCGCGATGATCCACGAGTTGCTGGCAAAGGGCGCTACGGAGCATATCCACTTCTGGTATGGCGCGCGCAGCCGCCGCGATGCTCCTTACGTGGACGAGATGCGTGGCTTTGCGTTGAATTATCCAAACTTCCACTGGCATTTGGTGCTGTCAGATGAAGTCGAAGAAGCTGACATTCGGGTCGGATTCGCACATGAAGCTGTACTGAACGGTCTGCTGCGGACGCACCCGGATGTCACGTCCTTGGAGTTCTATGTCTGCGGTCCGCCGGCGATGCTGTCCGCTACCCGCGCGATGTTGCGCGATTTGGGTGTGCACGACGAGCACGTCGCGTACGACGATTTTAAGATTTGA
- a CDS encoding DUF305 domain-containing protein codes for MKNVQARIALVAGAVALAFGAAGSAFAQSGQHGQHAQHGTAAATTSQPGNMSHQEMMKTMQDMHQKMSTMSMTGDHDHDFAMMMRSHHQAGIDMAKAQLKNGKDPQMQQMAKKIIADQTKEIQKLDQWMAKHHPSNK; via the coding sequence ATGAAAAACGTACAGGCACGTATCGCTCTGGTTGCAGGGGCAGTTGCACTCGCATTTGGCGCTGCGGGAAGCGCGTTCGCCCAGTCCGGCCAGCATGGCCAACATGCCCAGCATGGAACTGCCGCTGCCACAACGTCGCAGCCAGGTAACATGTCTCATCAGGAAATGATGAAGACCATGCAGGACATGCATCAGAAAATGTCGACCATGTCGATGACGGGCGATCACGACCACGATTTTGCAATGATGATGCGTTCCCATCACCAGGCCGGCATCGATATGGCGAAAGCACAGCTAAAGAACGGCAAAGACCCGCAGATGCAGCAGATGGCAAAGAAGATCATTGCCGATCAAACGAAGGAAATCCAGAAGCTTGATCAGTGGATGGCCAAGCACCATCCGTCGAACAAGTAA
- a CDS encoding PepSY domain-containing protein — MQIAFWVRRAHKWIGLVIGVQALLWMISGLYMVVVPLEVVHGDHLAHVPTERLKPSATRITQARLHELYPGITSLRMKSLLGKEAYEIKQGQQTTLVDAADGKKLSPLGREDVVALADAAYVGEGSVRGVEWVTKAPQEVGARPVPLWAVHYDEPGKTTLYFSPFTGDLVARRHELWRWFDFLWMFHIMDYEERENVNNTLLRVASISGLAFALSGAWLLFYSFTRRKAV, encoded by the coding sequence ATGCAAATCGCCTTCTGGGTGCGACGCGCCCATAAATGGATCGGACTTGTCATTGGGGTGCAGGCACTGCTCTGGATGATCAGCGGCCTGTACATGGTCGTCGTTCCTCTCGAGGTCGTCCACGGCGACCATCTGGCGCATGTGCCCACCGAACGGCTCAAACCGTCGGCAACCCGCATCACGCAGGCACGCCTGCACGAGCTCTACCCTGGCATTACCTCCCTCCGCATGAAGAGCCTGCTCGGGAAGGAAGCCTACGAAATCAAACAAGGCCAGCAGACCACCCTGGTGGACGCCGCCGACGGCAAAAAGCTCAGCCCGCTCGGCCGGGAGGACGTCGTCGCGCTCGCTGATGCAGCCTATGTCGGCGAAGGCAGCGTCCGCGGCGTCGAGTGGGTCACCAAAGCACCCCAGGAAGTCGGTGCACGACCTGTGCCTCTGTGGGCGGTCCATTACGACGAGCCGGGCAAGACAACGCTGTACTTTTCGCCTTTTACCGGCGACCTCGTCGCGCGGCGTCATGAACTCTGGAGGTGGTTCGATTTCCTGTGGATGTTCCACATCATGGATTACGAAGAACGCGAGAACGTGAACAACACGCTTCTGCGCGTCGCCTCGATCTCCGGGCTGGCGTTCGCGCTGAGCGGAGCCTGGCTGCTCTTCTACAGTTTCACGCGGAGGAAGGCAGTATGA
- a CDS encoding nuclear transport factor 2 family protein, giving the protein MRLQFTVGALLAAALFASSASSLAATPKETLAAFHAALSNGDKAKATSLLAPEITIYESGYVERSREEYAGHHLGGDMEFAKSATRKVLKQTERIDGKTAIVWEETETTGTARGKPVHAFGTETAVLEKNGDNWTIVHVHWSSRKAK; this is encoded by the coding sequence ATGAGATTGCAATTCACGGTAGGAGCTCTCCTCGCAGCAGCGCTATTCGCATCCTCGGCTAGCAGCCTGGCGGCAACGCCGAAAGAAACCCTGGCCGCGTTCCATGCGGCCCTTTCCAATGGTGACAAGGCAAAGGCAACCAGTCTGCTCGCACCTGAGATCACGATCTATGAATCTGGCTATGTGGAACGCTCGCGTGAAGAATATGCCGGCCACCATCTCGGTGGTGACATGGAGTTCGCGAAGAGCGCGACCCGCAAGGTGTTGAAGCAGACCGAACGTATCGATGGCAAAACGGCGATCGTGTGGGAGGAAACCGAAACAACGGGAACCGCGCGTGGAAAGCCGGTCCACGCATTTGGAACCGAGACGGCAGTCCTCGAGAAGAATGGCGATAACTGGACGATCGTACACGTGCACTGGTCATCGCGGAAGGCAAAGTAA
- a CDS encoding multicopper oxidase family protein → MSSRRDFFTGAAALVGAGLVSRAGAATLPEAPIMTTAATQPPLLPPNGRPYNPVVTLNGWSLPWRMNNGVKEFHLIAEPVVREIAPGMKANLWGYNGQSPGPTIEVVEGDRVRIFVTNRLPEHTSIHWHGQRLPNGMDGVTGLNQPGIQPGKTFVYEFVARRPGTFMYHPHADEMVQMAMGMMGFWVTHPKNPKHHAVDRDFVFLLNAYDIEPGSYTPRVNEMLDFNIWTFNSRVFPGIDTMNVRQGDRVRIRTGNLTMTNHPIHLHGHEFEVTGTDGGWTRPESRWPEVTTDVAVGQMRAIEFVADEPGDWAFHCHKSHHTMNAMGHDVPTLIGVDHRGVAEKITKLIPDYMVMGDKGGSMGDMEMPIPENTLPMMTGQGPFGGVEMGGMFTVLKVRKDQKPGDYKDPGWYKHPAGTVAYEWKGEPPAAVRSQTAGGQAMPAVKPADIEVTVRKPTGHQGHH, encoded by the coding sequence ATGAGTTCTCGTAGAGATTTCTTCACCGGTGCCGCAGCGTTGGTCGGTGCCGGGCTGGTAAGCCGTGCAGGCGCCGCCACGCTGCCGGAGGCGCCGATCATGACCACCGCGGCGACGCAGCCACCGCTGCTGCCTCCTAACGGCCGCCCGTACAACCCGGTTGTCACCCTGAACGGCTGGTCGCTCCCCTGGCGCATGAACAATGGCGTCAAGGAGTTCCACTTGATTGCCGAGCCGGTGGTGCGTGAAATCGCCCCTGGCATGAAAGCCAACCTGTGGGGCTACAACGGCCAGAGCCCGGGGCCGACCATCGAAGTGGTCGAGGGCGACCGCGTCCGCATTTTTGTCACCAACCGCCTGCCGGAGCACACGAGCATCCACTGGCATGGCCAGCGCCTGCCGAACGGCATGGACGGGGTCACGGGCCTGAACCAGCCCGGCATCCAGCCGGGCAAGACCTTCGTCTACGAGTTCGTGGCACGGCGCCCTGGCACCTTCATGTACCACCCACATGCCGACGAGATGGTGCAGATGGCGATGGGGATGATGGGGTTCTGGGTGACCCACCCGAAGAATCCGAAGCACCACGCGGTGGACCGGGACTTCGTCTTCCTGCTGAACGCCTACGACATCGAGCCCGGCAGCTATACACCGCGGGTCAACGAGATGCTCGACTTTAATATCTGGACCTTCAATAGCCGCGTCTTCCCTGGTATCGACACGATGAACGTCCGCCAGGGCGACCGCGTGCGCATCCGGACCGGCAACCTGACAATGACGAACCACCCGATCCACCTGCACGGACACGAGTTCGAAGTGACCGGCACCGACGGCGGCTGGACCCGGCCCGAGTCGCGCTGGCCCGAGGTCACGACCGACGTCGCGGTAGGCCAGATGCGCGCCATCGAGTTTGTCGCCGACGAACCGGGCGACTGGGCCTTCCATTGCCACAAGTCGCACCACACGATGAACGCCATGGGACACGACGTCCCGACGCTGATCGGCGTGGACCACCGCGGTGTCGCCGAGAAGATCACCAAGCTGATCCCGGACTACATGGTCATGGGCGACAAAGGCGGCTCCATGGGCGACATGGAGATGCCGATCCCGGAAAACACCTTGCCGATGATGACGGGACAGGGGCCTTTCGGCGGCGTCGAAATGGGCGGGATGTTCACGGTTCTGAAAGTGCGCAAGGACCAGAAGCCGGGCGACTACAAGGATCCCGGCTGGTACAAGCACCCGGCAGGCACGGTTGCCTACGAGTGGAAGGGAGAGCCGCCGGCGGCCGTGCGCAGCCAGACGGCTGGCGGCCAGGCCATGCCCGCCGTGAAACCTGCAGACATCGAGGTAACCGTTCGTAAGCCGACTGGCCACCAAGGTCATCACTAA
- a CDS encoding DUF411 domain-containing protein, with protein sequence MKRRLFSQVALAAALFTPVFAMAAAPIIEVFKTESCGCCGAWVEHLKANGFATRVVNVENPSDYRQRGGIPDKLGSCHTGMVQGYAIEGHVPASDIKRLLAQKPKAKGLAVPAMPLGSPGMEGPRKDPYDVLLVQANGSTKVFKHYN encoded by the coding sequence ATGAAGCGACGATTATTCAGCCAGGTTGCACTCGCAGCTGCGTTATTCACGCCCGTATTTGCGATGGCTGCCGCCCCCATCATCGAGGTGTTCAAGACCGAATCCTGCGGCTGCTGCGGCGCCTGGGTCGAGCACCTGAAAGCGAATGGCTTCGCCACGCGTGTCGTCAATGTCGAGAACCCTTCGGATTACCGGCAACGTGGCGGTATCCCGGACAAGCTCGGCTCCTGCCATACCGGCATGGTCCAGGGCTACGCCATCGAAGGCCATGTCCCTGCCAGCGACATCAAGCGCTTGCTCGCACAGAAACCAAAGGCGAAGGGCCTGGCCGTGCCGGCGATGCCGCTCGGCTCGCCTGGAATGGAAGGACCGCGCAAGGACCCGTACGACGTCTTGCTGGTACAGGCCAACGGCAGCACCAAGGTTTTCAAGCACTACAACTAA
- a CDS encoding TolC family protein, with protein MTIKPPIPSLRAIAAGVAVLVLSGCATFSKDGGLDAVSTLTAERTGQDIRLSKATGDSEPAQAELAEILKQPLSADSAVRIALLNNRGLRASLANLGVAEADLVQAGRMSNPSFSFGRMSGGGETEIERSVMIDLVGLVTIPLRRDIESRRFQSAKLVAATEAVRLAADTRKAYFNAVAAVQAARYAEQVRDAAQASAELAQRMAKVGNLSALDQAREQAFSAESTAQLARARHNATAAREQLTRLMGVWGTNTAFQLPDKLPELPATPRDAANIEATAMQQRLDVRLAKLGTEATARALGLTKATGFVNVLDAGYANASKSGSPRENGYEIELALPIFDWGGARTAKAEALYMQSVHRTADTATVARSQVREAYSAYRTTYDVARHYRDEVVPLQKKISEETLLRYNGMLMSVFELLADARAQVTGVNAAIEAQRDYWIAETDLQAAISGSGGSSVSLASSSSAEAAPEH; from the coding sequence ATGACAATAAAGCCACCAATTCCTTCACTGCGTGCCATTGCTGCAGGCGTTGCGGTCCTTGTTCTGAGCGGTTGCGCTACCTTCTCGAAGGACGGCGGCCTCGACGCAGTCTCGACTTTGACGGCCGAGCGCACAGGCCAGGACATCCGCCTCTCGAAAGCAACTGGCGATAGCGAGCCTGCGCAGGCTGAGCTTGCTGAAATCCTGAAGCAGCCGCTGTCGGCCGACAGTGCCGTACGTATCGCCCTTCTTAACAATCGGGGCCTGCGCGCCTCGCTCGCCAACTTGGGTGTAGCCGAGGCCGACCTCGTGCAGGCGGGCCGCATGAGCAACCCAAGCTTCAGTTTCGGGCGCATGTCGGGCGGCGGAGAGACCGAGATCGAGCGCAGCGTCATGATCGACCTGGTCGGTCTGGTCACCATTCCACTGCGCCGGGATATCGAATCGCGCCGCTTCCAAAGCGCCAAGCTCGTCGCGGCTACTGAAGCGGTTCGCCTGGCTGCCGACACACGCAAGGCTTACTTCAACGCCGTGGCGGCTGTGCAGGCGGCGCGTTACGCGGAACAGGTCCGCGACGCAGCTCAGGCAAGTGCCGAACTAGCGCAGCGCATGGCCAAGGTCGGAAACCTCAGCGCCCTCGACCAGGCACGCGAGCAAGCCTTCTCCGCCGAGTCAACAGCGCAGCTCGCTCGAGCACGCCACAATGCAACGGCCGCTCGCGAGCAGCTCACACGGCTGATGGGCGTTTGGGGAACCAACACGGCTTTCCAGCTCCCGGACAAGCTCCCGGAACTGCCGGCAACTCCGCGCGATGCCGCCAATATCGAGGCGACCGCAATGCAGCAGCGCCTCGACGTGCGCTTGGCCAAGCTGGGCACGGAGGCGACGGCGCGCGCCCTGGGGCTGACAAAAGCGACTGGATTCGTCAACGTCCTCGACGCCGGCTACGCCAACGCGAGCAAGTCGGGCTCCCCGCGCGAGAACGGCTACGAGATCGAGCTGGCCCTGCCCATCTTCGACTGGGGCGGCGCACGCACCGCCAAGGCCGAGGCGCTCTACATGCAGTCGGTGCACCGCACGGCCGATACCGCCACCGTCGCCCGCTCCCAGGTGCGCGAAGCCTATTCGGCCTACCGGACCACGTACGACGTCGCCAGGCACTATCGCGACGAAGTCGTCCCACTCCAGAAAAAGATCTCCGAAGAGACCCTGCTCCGCTACAACGGCATGCTGATGAGTGTCTTCGAGCTGCTGGCCGATGCACGCGCCCAGGTTACCGGCGTGAACGCTGCCATCGAAGCGCAGCGCGATTACTGGATCGCCGAAACCGATCTGCAGGCTGCCATCAGCGGAAGCGGAGGGTCTTCCGTCTCGCTGGCATCAAGCTCCTCTGCCGAAGCAGCCCCCGAACATTGA
- a CDS encoding copper-binding protein, producing the protein MNAFSKLTIAIAMSAAASIATAQESGHGSHGSHDAHAVHSGSQAAAPAELTDGEVKKIDKEAGKITLRHGELKNLNMAAMTMVFRVKDPAMLDQVKVGNKVKFAADRVNGAVTIVQLATAQ; encoded by the coding sequence ATGAACGCATTTTCGAAACTGACGATCGCCATCGCTATGAGCGCCGCTGCTTCCATCGCGACTGCACAGGAAAGCGGGCACGGTAGCCACGGTTCCCACGACGCGCATGCCGTGCACTCGGGCAGCCAGGCTGCGGCGCCTGCCGAACTGACAGATGGCGAAGTCAAAAAGATCGACAAGGAAGCCGGCAAGATCACGCTGCGTCACGGTGAGCTGAAAAACCTCAACATGGCCGCGATGACCATGGTCTTCCGCGTCAAGGATCCAGCCATGCTCGACCAGGTTAAGGTCGGCAACAAGGTCAAGTTCGCGGCCGATCGCGTCAATGGCGCTGTGACGATCGTCCAGCTGGCCACGGCCCAATAA